A genomic stretch from Ovis canadensis isolate MfBH-ARS-UI-01 breed Bighorn chromosome 5, ARS-UI_OviCan_v2, whole genome shotgun sequence includes:
- the LOC138441676 gene encoding olfactory receptor 7A10-like, with amino-acid sequence MERGNDTRISEFLLLGFSEDPQLQPIIFGLFLSMYLITVFGNLLIILAITSDSHLHTPMYFFLSNLSFVDICFTSTTIPKMLRNIQTQRKVITYEGCITQIYFLILFAVLDIFLLTVMAYDRFVAICHPLHYTVIMNPRLCGLLVLMSWIINILNSSLQSLMMLQLSFCTNIEIPHFFCELNHMVQLACSDTFLNNIVMYFAAVLLGGGPFAGILYSYSKIVSSICRISSAQGKYKAFSTCASHLTIVSLFYCTMLGVYLSSAAAHNAHSSATASVMYTVITPMLNPFIYSLRNKDMKRALKVFFVRGTV; translated from the coding sequence ATGGAACGGGGCAATGATACACGAATTTCagaatttcttcttctgggattttcAGAGGATCCACAACTACAGCCCATCATATTTGGGCTTTTCCTCTCTATGTACCTGATCACTGTTTTTGGAAACCTGCTCATCATCCTGGCCATCACTTCAGACTCTCACctgcacacccccatgtacttcttcctctccaacctgTCCTTTGTGGACATCTGTTTCACTTCCACCACCATTCCAAAGATGCTGCGGAACATCCAAACACAGAGGAAAGTTATCACCTATGAAGGCTGCATcacacagatttattttctcatccTCTTTGCAGTGTTGGACATTTTTCTCCTGactgtgatggcctatgaccgctttgTGGCCATCTGCCATCCCCTGCATTACACTGTCATCATGAACCCAAGACTTTGTGGACTGCTGGTGTTGATGTCCTGGATCATAAATATTCTTAATTCCTCATTACAAAGCTTAATGATGCTGCAACTGTCCTTCTGCACAAACATTGAAATTCCCCACTTTTTCTGTGAACTCAATCATATGGTCCAACTTGCCTGTTCTGACACATTTCTTAATAACATAGTGATGTATTTTGCAGCTGTCCTGCTGGGTGGTGGTCCCTTTGCTGGTATCCTTTACTCTTATTCTAAGATAGTCTCCTCTATATGCAGAATCTCATCTGCTCAGGGGaaatataaagcattttccaCTTGTGCATCTCACCTCACCATTGTCTCCTTATTTTATTGTACAATGCTTGGAGTGTACCTTAGCTCTGCAGCTGCCCATAATGCACACTCAAGTGCAACAGCCTCTGTGATGTACACAGTCATCAcacccatgctgaaccccttcatctacaGCCTGAGGAATAAAGACATGAAGAGGGCTCTGAAAGTATTCTTTGTGAGAGGTACTGTATAA